One window from the genome of Jiangella alba encodes:
- the gatB gene encoding Asp-tRNA(Asn)/Glu-tRNA(Gln) amidotransferase subunit GatB — translation MTVTTALPSFDEAIATYEPVMGMEVHVELGTATKMFCGCSTAFGGEPNSQVCPVCLGLPGSLPVVNRTAVESAIRIGLALNCSIAEWCRFARKNYFYPDMPKNFQTSQYDEPIAFDGYMDVVADGVEYRIGIERAHMEEDTGKSLHVGGATGRIHGASHSLLDYNRSGIPLIEIVTKPIEVPPSVAPAVARAYVTQLRELIRALGVSEARMELGQLRCDANVSLRLPGAPFGTRTETKNVNSLRSVERAVTYEIRRQALVLSSGGTIVQETRHWHEDTGETTSGRVKEEAEDYRYFPEPDLVPVAPSREWVESLRGTLPEPPSVRRARLQAEWGFTDLEMRDVVNAGAVALVSDTVAAGASAAGAKKWWLGEVARVANERGVALEDAGIGPVEVARVEELIAAGSLNDKLARQVVEGVLAGEGAPDAVVAARGLAVVSDDSALGAAVDDAIAAQPDVADKIRGGNLGAVGALIGAIMKATKGQADAKRARELILERLQG, via the coding sequence ATGACCGTCACCACGGCGCTGCCCTCGTTCGACGAGGCCATCGCGACGTACGAGCCCGTCATGGGCATGGAGGTGCACGTCGAGCTCGGCACCGCCACGAAGATGTTCTGCGGCTGTTCCACGGCGTTCGGCGGCGAGCCCAACTCGCAGGTCTGCCCGGTCTGCCTGGGGCTGCCCGGGTCGCTGCCGGTGGTCAACCGCACCGCCGTCGAGTCGGCCATCCGCATCGGCCTGGCGCTGAACTGCAGCATCGCCGAGTGGTGCCGGTTCGCCCGGAAGAACTACTTCTACCCGGACATGCCGAAGAACTTCCAGACCTCGCAGTACGACGAGCCCATCGCGTTCGACGGTTACATGGACGTCGTCGCCGACGGCGTCGAGTACCGCATCGGCATCGAGCGGGCACACATGGAAGAGGACACCGGCAAGTCGCTGCACGTCGGCGGCGCCACCGGCCGCATCCACGGTGCGTCGCACTCGCTGCTCGACTACAACCGCTCCGGCATCCCGCTGATCGAGATCGTCACCAAGCCGATCGAGGTGCCGCCGTCCGTCGCTCCCGCCGTCGCGCGGGCGTACGTCACCCAGCTGCGCGAGCTGATCCGGGCCCTCGGCGTCTCCGAGGCGCGCATGGAGCTGGGCCAGCTGCGCTGCGACGCCAACGTGTCGCTGCGGCTGCCGGGCGCTCCGTTCGGCACGCGGACCGAGACGAAGAACGTCAACTCGCTGCGGTCGGTCGAGCGGGCCGTCACGTACGAGATCCGCCGGCAGGCTCTGGTGCTGTCGTCGGGCGGGACGATCGTGCAGGAGACCCGGCACTGGCACGAGGACACCGGCGAGACCACGTCCGGGCGGGTCAAGGAGGAGGCCGAGGACTACCGGTACTTCCCCGAGCCCGACCTCGTCCCCGTCGCGCCGTCCCGTGAGTGGGTCGAGTCGCTGCGAGGCACGCTGCCTGAGCCGCCGTCGGTGCGCCGGGCCCGGCTGCAGGCCGAGTGGGGCTTCACCGACCTCGAGATGCGCGACGTCGTCAACGCCGGGGCCGTGGCCCTGGTGTCCGACACCGTGGCCGCGGGCGCGTCCGCGGCCGGCGCGAAGAAGTGGTGGCTGGGCGAGGTCGCCCGGGTCGCCAACGAGCGCGGCGTGGCGTTGGAGGACGCGGGGATCGGCCCTGTCGAGGTCGCGCGGGTGGAGGAGCTGATCGCTGCGGGCTCCTTGAACGACAAGCTGGCCCGCCAGGTGGTCGAGGGCGTGCTGGCCGGCGAGGGCGCCCCTGACGCCGTCGTCGCCGCCCGCGGCCTCGCCGTCGTCTCCGACGACTCCGCCCTCGGCGCCGCCGTCGACGACGCCATCGCCGCCCAGCCCGACGTCGCCGACAAGATCCGCGGCGGCAACCTCGGCGCGGTGGGCGCGCTGATCGGCGCCATCATGAAGGCCACCAAGGGCCAGGCCGACGCCAAGCGGGCGCGCGAGCTCATCCTGGAGCGGCTGCAGGGCTGA